The Thamnophis elegans isolate rThaEle1 chromosome Z, rThaEle1.pri, whole genome shotgun sequence genome contains a region encoding:
- the LOC116520458 gene encoding histone H2A type 2-C-like, whose product MSGRGKQGGKARAKAKTRSSRAGLQFPVGRVHRLLRKGNYAERVGAGAPVYLAAVLEYLTAEILELAGNAARDNKKTRIIPRHLQLAIRNDEELNKLLGKVTIAQGGVLPNIQAVLLPKKTESHKAKGK is encoded by the coding sequence ATGTCTGGACGCGGCAAGCAAGGAGGCAAAGCTCGGGCTAAGGCCAAGACTCGCTCTTCCCGCGCCGGGCTGCAGTTTCCTGTGGGCCGTGTGCATCGTCTGCTTCGCAAGGGCAACTACGCGGAGAGAGTCGGAGCCGGGGCGCCCGTCTACCTGGCCGCTGTGCTGGAGTACCTGACGGCTGAAATCCTGGAGCTGGCGGGCAACGCGGCCCGGGACAACAAGAAGACGCGTATCATCCCGCGCCACTTGCAGCTGGCCATCCGCAACGACGAGGAGCTCAACAAACTCCTGGGCAAAGTCACCATCGCCCAGGGAGGCGTCTTGCCCAACATCCAGGCCGTCCTGCTGCCCAAGAAGACCGAGAGCCACAAGGCCAAAGGGAAGTAA
- the LOC116522387 gene encoding histone H2B 1/2/3/4/6-like: protein MPEPAKSAPVPKKGSKKAITKTQKKGDKKRKKSRKESYSIYVYKVLKQVHPDTGISSKAMSIMNSFVNDIFERIAAEASRLAHYNKRSTITSREIQTAVRLLLPGELAKHAVSEGTKAVTKYTSSK, encoded by the coding sequence ATGCCCGAGCCGGCTAAATCTGCCCCGGTGCCCAAAaagggctccaagaaagccatcacCAAGACGCAGAAGAAGGGGGATAAGAAGCGCAAGAAGAGCCGCAAGGAGAGCTACTCCATCTACGTCTACAAGGTCCTCAAGCAGGTCCACCCCGACACCGGCATCTCCTCCAAGGCCATGAGCATCATGAACTCCTTCGTCAACGACATCTTCGAGCGCATCGCCGCCGAGGCTTCCCGCCTGGCTCACTACAACAAGCGCTCCACCATCACCTCCCGCGAGATCCAGACGGCCGTCCGCCTCCTCTTGCCCGGAGAGCTCGCCAAGCACGCCGTCTCCGAAGGCACCAAGGCCGTCACCAAATACACCAGCTCCAAATAA